One Streptomyces sp. R28 DNA window includes the following coding sequences:
- a CDS encoding electron transfer flavoprotein subunit alpha/FixB family protein has protein sequence MAEVLVYVDHVDGAVRKPTLELLTLARRVGEPVAVALGNGAADTAAALAEHGAVKVLTHEAAEYADYLVVPKVDALQAAVEAVSPAAVLVPSSAEGKEIAARLALRIGSGIITDAVDLEAGDEGPVATQSVFAASFTTKSRVSKGTPVITVKPNSAAVEAAPAAGAVEALSVTFSAQATGTKVTGRTPRESTGRPELTEAAIVVSGGRGVNGAENFAIIEALADSLGAAVGASRAAVDAGWYPHTNQVGQTGKSVSPQLYIASGISGAIQHRAGMQTSKTIVAINKDAEAPIFDLVDYGVVGDLFDVVPALTEEIKTRKG, from the coding sequence CCCGCCGCGTCGGCGAGCCGGTCGCCGTGGCGCTGGGCAACGGCGCCGCCGACACCGCCGCCGCGCTCGCCGAGCACGGCGCGGTCAAGGTCCTCACCCACGAGGCCGCCGAGTACGCCGACTACCTGGTCGTCCCGAAGGTGGACGCCCTGCAGGCCGCCGTCGAGGCCGTCTCCCCGGCCGCCGTGCTGGTGCCGTCCTCCGCCGAGGGCAAGGAGATCGCCGCGCGTCTGGCGCTGCGCATCGGCTCCGGCATCATCACCGACGCCGTCGACCTGGAGGCCGGCGACGAGGGCCCGGTGGCCACCCAGTCGGTGTTCGCCGCGTCCTTCACCACCAAGTCCCGTGTCTCCAAGGGCACTCCGGTCATCACGGTCAAGCCGAACAGCGCTGCCGTCGAGGCCGCCCCGGCCGCCGGTGCGGTCGAGGCCCTGTCCGTCACCTTCTCCGCCCAGGCCACCGGCACCAAGGTCACCGGCCGCACGCCGCGTGAGTCGACCGGTCGTCCGGAGCTGACCGAGGCCGCGATCGTGGTCTCCGGTGGCCGTGGCGTCAACGGCGCGGAGAACTTCGCGATCATCGAGGCCCTGGCCGACTCCCTCGGCGCGGCCGTCGGTGCCTCGCGTGCCGCGGTGGACGCAGGCTGGTACCCGCACACCAACCAGGTCGGCCAGACCGGCAAGAGCGTGTCGCCGCAGCTGTACATCGCCTCGGGCATCTCCGGCGCGATCCAGCACCGCGCCGGTATGCAGACCTCGAAGACGATCGTGGCGATCAACAAGGACGCCGAGGCCCCGATCTTCGACCTGGTCGACTACGGCGTGGTCGGCGACCTCTTCGACGTCGTCCCGGCCCTGACCGAGGAGATCAAGACCCGCAAGGGCTGA
- a CDS encoding endonuclease/exonuclease/phosphatase family protein, producing MPNHSRVTRRLGLKAALAAAVTAPLSSTALSASSASAGERPARRRLQAMSFNLRFASTTEPNSWAVRRPVMRELLRQEAPHVIGTQEGVFSQLLDIDSDLGPHYDWVGTGRLHGSSDESMAIFYDSRRVRPTAYDHFWLSDTPNTIGSNTWGAAFARMVTWVRFRDLADGGREFYVLNTHFDHVSQYARERSASLIAQRIAGFDRALPVVVTGDFNVAAHKNTVYDTLLGAGLVDTWDSAPERSALYATFHGYKPLTPNGDRIDWILSTPGVTAHRAAINTFSDGGQFPSDHLPVQAFLSLG from the coding sequence GTGCCGAACCACAGCCGAGTCACGCGCCGTCTGGGCCTGAAGGCCGCGTTAGCCGCGGCGGTCACCGCGCCCCTCTCCAGTACAGCACTGTCCGCCTCGTCCGCCTCGGCGGGCGAACGCCCGGCCCGCCGGCGCCTCCAGGCCATGTCCTTCAACCTGCGCTTCGCGAGCACCACCGAGCCCAACAGCTGGGCCGTGCGCAGACCGGTGATGCGCGAGCTGCTGCGCCAGGAGGCCCCGCATGTCATCGGCACCCAGGAGGGCGTCTTCTCGCAGCTGCTCGACATCGACTCCGACCTCGGCCCGCACTACGACTGGGTGGGCACCGGCCGACTGCACGGCAGCAGCGACGAATCCATGGCGATCTTCTACGACTCCCGCCGCGTCCGTCCGACCGCGTACGACCACTTCTGGCTCTCCGACACGCCGAACACGATCGGCTCCAACACCTGGGGCGCGGCCTTCGCCCGCATGGTCACCTGGGTCCGCTTCCGCGATCTGGCCGACGGCGGCCGGGAGTTCTACGTCCTCAACACCCACTTCGACCATGTGAGCCAGTACGCGCGCGAGCGCAGCGCCTCCCTCATCGCGCAGCGGATCGCCGGGTTCGACCGCGCCCTGCCGGTCGTGGTGACGGGGGACTTCAATGTCGCCGCCCACAAGAACACGGTGTACGACACGCTGCTCGGCGCCGGTCTCGTCGACACCTGGGACTCCGCGCCCGAGCGCAGCGCGCTGTACGCGACCTTCCACGGCTACAAGCCACTGACGCCGAACGGCGACCGTATCGACTGGATCCTGTCCACGCCCGGCGTGACGGCGCACCGGGCGGCGATCAACACGTTCTCGGACGGCGGCCAGTTCCCGAGCGACCACCTGCCCGTGCAGGCGTTCCTGAGCCTGGGATGA